In the Pantoea sp. Aalb genome, one interval contains:
- the gap gene encoding type I glyceraldehyde-3-phosphate dehydrogenase produces the protein MTIKVGINGFGRIGRILFRAAQQRSNIEIVAINDLLEVNYIAYMLKYDSTHGRFPGTIAVESDLLIVNGKKIRVSNEINPEKLKWDEVKVDVVAEATGIFLTDDTARKHITAGAKKVVLTGPSKDDTPMFVRGVNFNKYNGQDIVSNASCTTNCLAPLAKVINDEFGIIEGLMTTVHSITATQKTVDSPSYKDWRGGRGAFQNIIPSSTGAAKAVGKVLPELNGKLTGMAFRVPTTNVSVIDFTVRLEKPTNYNNICMAIKNASKKDMKDVIGYIEDDIVSSDFNGNILTSIFDAKAGIALNDNFVKLISWYDNETGYSNKVLDLIILISSKNNTFNF, from the coding sequence ATGACTATTAAAGTAGGCATTAACGGTTTTGGGCGTATAGGTCGAATTCTTTTTCGTGCTGCACAGCAACGTTCTAACATTGAAATTGTTGCAATTAATGATTTACTTGAAGTAAATTACATAGCTTACATGCTTAAGTATGATTCAACTCATGGTCGGTTTCCTGGCACTATAGCAGTAGAAAGTGATTTATTAATTGTCAATGGTAAAAAAATTCGTGTTAGTAATGAAATAAATCCAGAAAAACTAAAATGGGATGAAGTAAAAGTTGATGTCGTTGCAGAAGCAACTGGTATTTTTTTAACTGATGACACTGCACGTAAACATATTACTGCAGGTGCTAAAAAAGTAGTATTAACTGGGCCATCTAAAGATGATACTCCTATGTTTGTTAGAGGAGTTAATTTTAATAAATATAATGGTCAAGATATTGTCTCTAATGCTTCATGTACTACTAATTGTTTAGCTCCGTTAGCTAAGGTAATAAATGATGAATTTGGTATTATTGAAGGATTGATGACTACGGTTCATTCTATTACTGCAACTCAGAAAACTGTTGATAGTCCATCCTATAAAGATTGGCGTGGCGGACGCGGAGCATTTCAAAATATTATCCCATCTTCTACTGGTGCTGCTAAAGCGGTTGGTAAAGTGTTACCAGAATTAAACGGAAAACTCACTGGTATGGCTTTTCGTGTTCCAACTACTAATGTATCTGTAATTGACTTTACTGTACGTTTAGAAAAACCAACTAATTATAACAATATTTGTATGGCAATTAAAAATGCTTCTAAAAAAGATATGAAAGATGTTATTGGATATATTGAAGATGATATAGTATCAAGTGATTTTAACGGTAATATTTTAACTTCAATATTTGATGCTAAAGCAGGGATTGCATTAAACGATAATTTTGTTAAATTGATTTCTTGGTATGATAATGAAACAGGTTATTCTAATAAAGTATTAGATTTAATCATACTGATTTCATCTAAAAATAATACATTCAATTTTTAA
- the xthA gene encoding exodeoxyribonuclease III, whose protein sequence is MKFVSFNVNGLRARKHQLEALIKKHEPDVIGLQETKVHNDMFPLEELKKLNYNIYYHGQKAHYGVALFTRKSPITVCYNFPEDEKNVQCRVIIADISSPIGNIKVLNAYFPQGGNRNDSIKFGAKKTFFYNLQNYLEKNISINSPIIIMGDMNISTSDLDIGIGEKNRTRWLNIGKCSFLPEEREWMKNLFSLGLVDTWREKNPKINDCFSWFDYRSKGFNDNRGLRIDLLLANKYLASYCIESGIDYDIRSMKKPSDHAPVWSTFKFI, encoded by the coding sequence ATGAAGTTTGTTTCTTTTAATGTTAATGGATTAAGAGCAAGAAAACATCAATTAGAAGCTCTTATTAAAAAACATGAACCAGATGTTATTGGCTTGCAAGAAACCAAAGTACACAATGATATGTTTCCACTAGAGGAACTTAAAAAGTTAAATTATAATATTTATTATCATGGACAGAAAGCTCACTATGGTGTAGCTTTATTTACTAGAAAATCACCAATTACGGTATGTTATAATTTTCCAGAAGATGAAAAAAACGTACAATGTAGAGTTATTATAGCGGATATTTCTAGTCCTATAGGAAATATTAAAGTACTTAATGCGTATTTTCCCCAAGGAGGCAATCGTAATGATTCTATAAAATTTGGCGCTAAGAAAACTTTTTTTTATAACTTACAAAATTATTTAGAAAAAAATATTTCAATAAATAGCCCAATAATAATAATGGGTGATATGAACATTAGTACTAGTGACTTAGATATTGGTATTGGAGAAAAAAATCGAACACGTTGGTTAAATATAGGAAAATGTTCTTTTCTACCAGAAGAGCGAGAATGGATGAAAAATTTATTTAGCTTAGGTTTGGTTGATACTTGGCGTGAAAAAAATCCAAAAATAAACGACTGCTTTTCTTGGTTTGATTATCGATCTAAAGGATTTAATGATAATCGTGGATTACGTATCGATTTATTACTTGCTAATAAATATTTAGCTTCATATTGTATAGAAAGTGGTATAGATTATGATATTCGTAGCATGAAGAAGCCTTCTGATCATGCTCCTGTTTGGTCTACATTTAAATTTATATAA
- a CDS encoding septation protein A → MQQIFDFLSLILFFVFYKKYNIYVACIALMITTGISVIANFIFYRKIDNLNIFTFILVIFFSTLTLIFHNDEFIRWKVTVIYFVLALVLIYSQYVTKQPVIKTILGKNIKLSNMIWRRLNISWAVFFLLCGSLNIYVAFWLSQEFWVNFKVFGLTGITLLFTLFNSIYICRQITK, encoded by the coding sequence ATGCAGCAAATCTTTGATTTTTTGTCATTAATATTATTTTTTGTTTTTTATAAAAAATATAATATTTATGTTGCTTGTATTGCACTAATGATTACAACAGGTATATCAGTCATTGCAAATTTTATTTTTTATCGTAAGATTGATAATCTAAATATTTTTACTTTTATCTTAGTTATTTTCTTTAGTACTTTAACTTTAATTTTTCATAATGATGAATTCATTAGATGGAAAGTTACAGTTATTTATTTCGTATTAGCATTAGTTTTGATTTATAGTCAATATGTTACAAAACAACCTGTGATTAAAACCATTTTAGGTAAAAACATAAAGTTATCTAATATGATATGGAGACGCTTAAATATTTCTTGGGCTGTATTTTTTTTATTATGTGGAAGTTTAAATATTTATGTTGCCTTTTGGCTATCACAGGAATTTTGGGTCAATTTTAAAGTATTTGGACTTACCGGAATCACTTTATTATTTACTTTATTTAATAGTATATATATTTGTCGACAAATAACAAAATAA
- a CDS encoding UDP-glucose/GDP-mannose dehydrogenase family protein codes for MKVTLFGIGYVGLVQAAVFAEVGHEVICIDVDSKKVNNLKKGIIPIFEPGLTSLVISNYKAGRLQFSTNAKKGVNHGIMQFIAVGTPANKDGSADLKYVKMVARTIAQHVNTYKVIINKSTVPVGTTDYIRSIMTNILKVRDVNVIFDVVSNPEFLKEGVAINDCMRPERIIIGTDNNKVAELFRELYEPFNRNHDRMILMDIRSAELTKYAANCMLATKISFMNEIANLAEYLGADIEKVRQGIGSDPRIGYYCIYPGCGYGGSCFPKDIKSLINTAKSVGYQANLLNAVEKVNDFQKTKLVGFIKYHFGNNLHGKIFALWGLAFKPNTDDMREASSRVLMESLWKLGAIIQAFDPEAMNEAQRIYGNRNDLKLMITKEDALQNADGLIICTEWQNFRALDFNLVKNILKQPVIFDGRNLYDPERIKKIGFIYYAIGRGDSIKIV; via the coding sequence ATGAAAGTAACTTTATTTGGTATTGGTTATGTTGGCTTAGTTCAAGCTGCAGTATTTGCTGAAGTAGGACATGAAGTTATTTGTATTGATGTTGATAGTAAAAAAGTCAATAATTTAAAAAAAGGAATTATTCCTATTTTTGAACCTGGTTTAACTTCTTTAGTTATATCAAATTATAAGGCTGGACGTCTTCAATTTAGTACGAATGCAAAAAAAGGAGTAAATCATGGTATAATGCAATTTATTGCTGTAGGTACTCCAGCTAATAAAGATGGTTCTGCAGATTTAAAATATGTCAAGATGGTTGCTCGTACTATTGCACAGCATGTTAATACTTATAAAGTTATTATTAATAAATCTACTGTACCAGTTGGAACTACAGATTATATCCGTTCAATTATGACTAATATCTTAAAAGTTCGTGACGTAAATGTTATTTTTGATGTAGTTTCAAATCCAGAATTTTTAAAAGAAGGTGTAGCAATAAATGATTGTATGCGTCCTGAGCGTATAATAATAGGTACGGATAATAATAAAGTTGCAGAGTTATTTCGAGAGCTGTATGAACCTTTTAATAGAAATCATGATCGTATGATCCTAATGGATATTCGTAGTGCTGAATTAACTAAATATGCAGCAAATTGTATGTTAGCAACAAAAATTAGTTTCATGAATGAAATAGCTAATTTAGCGGAATATTTAGGTGCTGATATTGAAAAAGTTCGTCAAGGTATTGGGTCAGATCCTAGAATTGGTTATTATTGTATATATCCTGGCTGTGGATACGGTGGTTCTTGTTTTCCAAAGGATATAAAATCTCTCATTAATACTGCTAAATCAGTTGGTTATCAAGCAAATCTTTTAAATGCTGTGGAAAAGGTAAATGATTTTCAAAAAACCAAATTAGTTGGTTTTATTAAATATCATTTTGGAAATAATTTACATGGTAAAATTTTTGCTTTGTGGGGGTTGGCATTTAAGCCTAATACAGATGACATGCGTGAAGCATCTAGTCGAGTATTAATGGAATCATTATGGAAATTAGGTGCTATTATTCAAGCATTTGATCCAGAGGCTATGAATGAAGCACAACGTATTTATGGCAATCGCAATGATCTCAAGCTCATGATTACAAAAGAAGATGCTTTACAAAATGCAGATGGTTTAATTATTTGTACTGAATGGCAAAATTTTCGCGCATTAGATTTTAATTTAGTTAAAAATATATTAAAACAACCTGTGATTTTTGATGGTCGTAATTTATACGACCCAGAACGCATCAAAAAAATCGGATTTATTTATTATGCAATTGGTCGTGGAGATTCTATTAAAATTGTATAA
- the dadX gene encoding catabolic alanine racemase DadX — MPRPIGATINQTALHNNISIVKQLAPYANIWSIVKANAYGHGLSRVWKSLTKTDGFALVNIEDAIFLREQGWKKPILLLEGFFQQQDITLIDYYHLTTSIHSSWQIQAIAQAHVSKPINIYLKINTGMNRLGFRPEQTQIIWRILRSLPNIGQMTLMTHFADTKNLKKFNKSLKCIKKAANKLNCLCSLANSATILWHPEAHFDWIRPGIILYGASPSGEWKDINNTNLQPVMTLNSEIIGIQNLVYGDGVGYNYHYHALHSQRIGTVSCGYGDGYPRHAPTGTPVCVDGIRTRTLGLISMDMMAIDLEPCPQASIGSKVELWGKEIKIDEVATSAGTISYELMCSLTSRVPVKMIF; from the coding sequence ATGCCACGACCTATCGGTGCAACTATTAATCAAACAGCCCTACATAATAATATTTCTATTGTAAAACAGTTAGCTCCGTATGCTAATATTTGGTCAATAGTAAAAGCTAATGCATATGGTCATGGTTTATCTCGTGTATGGAAAAGTTTAACAAAAACCGATGGTTTTGCACTTGTAAATATAGAAGATGCTATTTTTTTACGTGAACAAGGATGGAAAAAACCAATTTTATTATTAGAAGGATTTTTTCAGCAGCAAGATATCACATTAATTGATTATTATCACTTAACTACTAGTATCCATAGTAGTTGGCAAATTCAAGCTATAGCACAAGCACATGTTTCTAAACCGATTAATATATATTTAAAAATTAATACTGGTATGAATAGATTAGGATTTCGCCCAGAACAAACACAAATTATATGGAGAATATTGCGATCTTTACCTAACATAGGACAAATGACACTTATGACACATTTTGCTGATACTAAAAATTTGAAAAAATTTAATAAATCTTTAAAGTGTATTAAAAAAGCAGCTAATAAATTAAATTGTTTATGTTCTTTAGCTAATTCAGCGACTATATTATGGCATCCAGAAGCTCACTTTGATTGGATTCGTCCAGGAATTATTTTATATGGTGCATCGCCTAGTGGAGAGTGGAAAGATATTAATAATACTAATTTACAACCTGTAATGACGCTTAACAGTGAAATTATTGGAATACAGAATCTTGTATATGGCGATGGAGTAGGTTATAATTATCACTATCACGCACTACATAGTCAGCGTATTGGTACAGTTTCTTGTGGTTATGGCGATGGTTATCCACGTCATGCTCCAACAGGTACACCAGTTTGTGTAGATGGTATTCGTACAAGAACTTTAGGATTAATTTCAATGGATATGATGGCCATAGATTTAGAACCATGTCCTCAAGCAAGTATAGGATCTAAAGTAGAGCTATGGGGTAAAGAAATAAAAATTGATGAAGTTGCTACTTCAGCTGGGACAATAAGCTATGAGCTTATGTGTTCTCTTACATCTCGAGTTCCAGTAAAAATGATTTTTTAA
- the galU gene encoding UTP--glucose-1-phosphate uridylyltransferase GalU yields MASYNYKVKKAIIPVAGLGTRMLPATKAIPKEMLPLVDKPLIQYVVNECIASGINEIILVTHSSKNSIENHFDTSFELEAMLEKRVQRQLLDEIKSICPPHVTIMQVRQGIAKGLGHAIMCAHPLVGNEPVAILLPDVIVDDCTSDLTKDNLAEMLIRYEQSGYGQIMVNPVVDVTEYGIVDCKNIDLNPGDSVQIFGVIEKPKKSQLLSNLAIVGRYVLPSKIWTLLEKTPPAIGGEIQLTDCISLLIKEEIVEAYHMKGISHDCGNKLGYMQTFVEYGIRHPVLGKKFTEWLNNKIKLLNKG; encoded by the coding sequence ATGGCTTCCTATAACTATAAAGTCAAAAAAGCAATAATTCCAGTTGCAGGGTTAGGTACACGTATGTTACCTGCTACTAAAGCTATTCCAAAAGAAATGTTACCTTTAGTTGATAAGCCATTAATCCAGTATGTAGTAAATGAATGTATTGCTTCAGGAATTAATGAAATTATTTTAGTAACTCATTCTTCTAAAAATTCAATTGAAAATCATTTCGATACTAGTTTTGAATTAGAAGCAATGTTAGAAAAACGTGTTCAACGTCAATTATTAGATGAAATTAAATCTATTTGTCCTCCGCACGTTACTATTATGCAAGTACGTCAAGGTATAGCAAAAGGACTTGGTCATGCCATAATGTGTGCTCATCCTTTAGTGGGTAACGAACCTGTAGCAATTCTGCTACCAGATGTTATTGTGGATGATTGTACATCAGATCTAACTAAAGATAATTTAGCAGAAATGTTAATACGTTACGAACAAAGTGGATATGGTCAAATTATGGTTAATCCAGTTGTAGACGTAACAGAGTACGGTATTGTTGATTGTAAAAATATAGATTTAAATCCTGGTGATAGTGTGCAAATATTTGGAGTTATTGAAAAACCAAAAAAATCCCAATTACTTTCTAATTTAGCAATAGTTGGTCGTTATGTTCTTCCATCAAAAATTTGGACATTATTAGAAAAAACTCCTCCGGCTATTGGCGGTGAAATTCAGCTTACTGATTGTATTTCGTTATTAATAAAAGAAGAAATCGTTGAAGCTTATCATATGAAAGGCATAAGTCATGATTGTGGTAATAAATTAGGTTATATGCAAACTTTTGTTGAATATGGTATTCGGCATCCAGTATTAGGTAAAAAGTTTACTGAATGGTTAAATAATAAAATAAAATTATTAAATAAAGGATAA
- the cls gene encoding cardiolipin synthase: MNILCTFISWIFILIYLLLIVFVTIRILMQHRTINSILAWLLVICISPIIGVIIYLTLGELNLGKKRSKCTRNTWISIIKWLNELKESRYIFTNKHSNISKALFNLCRKRQSIRGVIGNKVQLITNTSDVMNAIIHDINFARKNIEMAFYIWQSSGLTDKVAESLIAASRRGVKCRLMLDSVGSIAFFNDPLVNIMRNAGIDIVEALQVSLLCIFLRRMDLRQHRKVILIDNKIAYTGSMNMVDPHFFKKDSGVGPWIDLVVRMEGPVSTIIGMVYACDWEIETGKRILPSPPNKKMISLKKENNYTIQVIPSGPGFSEDIIHQVLLTAVYSAHTQLIMTTPYFIPSDELLHAICTAAYRGVEVKIILPRYNDSVLVGWASRAFFTELLKAGVKIYQFEKGLLHTKSILVDKQLCLVGTVNLDMRSFWLNFELTLAIDDARFGSDLARIQDDYIASSYLLDDAIWIKRAWWQRIIEKLFHFLNPLL; encoded by the coding sequence ATGAATATACTTTGTACATTTATCAGTTGGATATTCATCTTGATATACTTGTTGTTAATTGTATTTGTAACAATACGTATTCTTATGCAACATCGTACAATTAATTCGATACTAGCATGGTTACTCGTTATATGTATTTCACCTATAATTGGGGTTATTATATATTTAACTTTAGGAGAACTTAATTTAGGTAAAAAACGTAGTAAATGTACTCGTAATACTTGGATTTCTATAATTAAATGGTTAAATGAGCTTAAAGAGAGCCGTTATATTTTTACAAATAAACATAGCAATATTTCGAAGGCTTTATTTAATTTATGTAGAAAACGTCAAAGTATAAGAGGTGTTATAGGAAATAAAGTACAATTAATTACTAATACTAGTGATGTGATGAATGCAATTATTCACGATATTAATTTTGCAAGAAAAAATATTGAAATGGCATTTTATATATGGCAAAGCAGTGGACTAACTGATAAAGTTGCTGAATCATTAATTGCTGCATCTCGACGTGGTGTTAAATGTCGTTTAATGTTAGATTCAGTTGGTAGTATAGCTTTTTTTAATGATCCTCTAGTTAATATAATGCGTAACGCTGGGATTGATATAGTTGAAGCTCTTCAGGTAAGTTTACTATGTATTTTTCTACGTCGTATGGATTTACGTCAACATCGTAAAGTCATACTTATTGATAACAAAATTGCATATACTGGTAGTATGAACATGGTAGATCCACATTTCTTCAAGAAAGATTCAGGTGTGGGACCATGGATTGATTTAGTAGTACGTATGGAAGGACCAGTTTCAACAATAATTGGAATGGTTTATGCTTGTGATTGGGAAATTGAGACAGGTAAACGTATTTTACCCTCTCCACCTAATAAAAAAATGATTTCATTAAAAAAAGAGAATAATTATACTATTCAAGTAATTCCTTCAGGTCCTGGTTTTTCAGAAGATATAATACATCAAGTTTTATTAACTGCAGTGTATTCAGCACATACACAGCTTATTATGACTACTCCTTACTTCATACCGAGCGATGAGTTACTTCATGCGATATGTACTGCTGCATATCGGGGTGTTGAGGTAAAGATTATTTTACCACGTTACAATGACTCTGTATTAGTAGGTTGGGCGAGTAGAGCATTTTTCACTGAACTACTAAAAGCAGGTGTAAAAATCTATCAATTTGAAAAAGGATTATTACATACTAAAAGTATTTTAGTAGATAAACAGCTATGTTTAGTAGGTACAGTAAATCTTGACATGCGAAGTTTTTGGCTCAATTTTGAGCTTACACTAGCAATTGATGATGCTAGATTTGGTAGTGATCTTGCTCGTATACAGGATGATTATATAGCATCCTCTTATTTATTAGATGATGCTATTTGGATAAAACGTGCTTGGTGGCAACGTATCATTGAAAAATTATTCCACTTCCTTAATCCATTATTATGA
- a CDS encoding YciC family protein: MSITASSLYRDTIHFFRYQIYNIIFMALFISVVTIIISQILTLDQEYLISLKQANDSAHSLFEFIQKLSPAQYVILLRASAMGTFAALIGNTLLLGGMIYLIISASQGEQVSSFSAITLSIPLLPKLLLQTFLITLIVQLGFMILIFPGIILITLLSLAPIILKNQNISVIDSLYASISLVSDNIKLIMPAILMWLLMKIIIIIIFFFLIGIPVIISLILLNMLSNLAYAILIIYLYRLYMLLH; encoded by the coding sequence ATGTCTATAACGGCAAGTTCATTATATCGTGACACAATACATTTTTTTCGTTATCAGATTTATAATATTATATTTATGGCATTATTTATATCAGTTGTTACTATAATAATAAGTCAAATATTAACGCTAGATCAGGAGTACTTAATATCGTTAAAACAAGCTAATGACAGTGCACATTCTCTATTTGAATTTATTCAGAAATTATCTCCTGCACAATATGTAATACTATTACGTGCTTCTGCTATGGGTACATTTGCTGCTTTGATAGGTAATACTTTATTATTAGGTGGGATGATATATTTAATCATATCCGCGTCTCAAGGAGAACAGGTAAGCTCATTTAGTGCTATAACATTATCTATACCCTTATTACCGAAATTATTATTACAAACTTTTCTCATTACATTAATAGTACAATTAGGTTTTATGATATTAATATTTCCAGGTATTATTTTAATAACTTTACTATCATTAGCTCCTATTATATTGAAAAATCAAAATATAAGTGTAATTGATTCATTATATGCTAGTATAAGTTTAGTTTCTGATAATATTAAACTTATTATGCCAGCTATACTAATGTGGTTATTAATGAAAATTATAATAATAATTATATTTTTCTTTTTAATTGGAATACCTGTTATTATTAGTTTAATACTACTTAATATGCTTAGTAATTTAGCTTACGCAATATTAATTATTTATTTATATCGATTATATATGCTTTTACATTAA
- the trpA gene encoding tryptophan synthase subunit alpha: protein MERYYQLFKHLSIKKEGLFLPFVMLGDPYIELSLAIIDALVESGADALELGMPFSDPVADGPTIQRATLRALSAGTTISYCFEMLKIIRQKYTDLPIGLLMYANLILSRGIYDFYLQCADIGLDSVLIVDIPIEESEPFRQVAMNNNIAPIFICPPNANNHLLYEIALYGRGYTYVLSRNGTTGTEDDTILPLKNLIYKLHKYHAAPPLQGFGISKPSQIKKAIELGALGVISGSAIVKIIESNKNNKNELLSELKKFVRTMKNATINIL, encoded by the coding sequence ATGGAACGTTATTATCAATTATTCAAACATTTATCTATCAAAAAAGAAGGTCTTTTTCTACCTTTTGTGATGTTAGGCGATCCATATATAGAACTTTCATTAGCAATTATAGATGCGTTGGTTGAAAGTGGTGCAGATGCATTAGAATTAGGCATGCCTTTTTCAGATCCAGTAGCAGATGGACCTACGATACAAAGGGCAACATTACGTGCTTTATCTGCTGGTACTACTATATCATATTGTTTTGAAATGTTAAAAATTATCCGTCAAAAATATACAGATTTACCAATTGGTTTATTAATGTACGCAAATTTAATATTAAGTAGAGGTATTTATGATTTTTATTTACAATGTGCAGATATTGGATTAGATTCTGTATTAATCGTGGATATACCTATAGAAGAATCAGAACCATTTCGTCAGGTAGCAATGAATAATAATATTGCTCCTATCTTCATTTGTCCTCCAAATGCAAATAATCATCTTCTATATGAAATTGCTTTGTATGGTCGTGGATATACTTACGTATTATCGCGCAATGGAACTACTGGAACAGAAGATGATACTATACTTCCGTTAAAAAACTTAATTTATAAATTACATAAATATCATGCTGCACCACCATTACAAGGTTTTGGTATTTCTAAACCTTCGCAGATTAAAAAAGCAATTGAATTAGGAGCTTTAGGAGTTATATCAGGTTCTGCTATTGTAAAGATTATTGAATCTAATAAAAATAATAAAAATGAATTACTAAGCGAATTAAAAAAGTTTGTTAGAACAATGAAAAATGCAACAATCAATATATTGTAA
- a CDS encoding NAD-dependent epimerase: MNFLVTGAAGFIGFHISKRLLNAGHQVIGIDNLNDYYDVHLKKARLQQIMHDSSFTFLKIDLADRVAISSLFAKYHFKRVIHLGAQAGVRYSIDNPYSYVNTNLIGHINILEGCRHHKIDHLLYASSSSVYGLNCKMPFSTDDCVDHPISLYAATKKSNELMSHTYSYLYQLPTTGLRLFTVYGPWGRPDMALFKFTSAMLSGKKIDVYNNGNMKRDFTYIDDICEVIFRLQNTIPQPNKNWAVKNRSTNIQYAPYSIYNVGNNHPVSLLTYIASLEKALGIKAKKNMLPIQPGDLLETHADTQNLQDIINFCPKTNVDWGIQQFVKWYLNFYNY, translated from the coding sequence ATGAATTTTCTAGTTACTGGTGCAGCAGGGTTTATTGGATTTCATATTAGTAAACGTTTACTAAATGCTGGTCATCAAGTTATAGGTATTGATAATCTAAATGATTATTATGATGTACACTTAAAAAAAGCACGACTACAGCAAATCATGCATGATTCATCTTTTACTTTTTTAAAAATAGATCTTGCAGATCGTGTAGCAATCTCTTCTTTATTTGCTAAGTATCATTTTAAACGAGTTATTCATTTAGGTGCTCAAGCTGGCGTACGTTATTCAATTGATAATCCGTATTCTTATGTTAATACTAATTTAATTGGTCACATTAATATTCTTGAAGGTTGTCGTCATCATAAAATTGATCATTTACTTTATGCTTCATCTAGCTCAGTATATGGACTTAACTGTAAAATGCCTTTTTCAACTGATGATTGCGTTGACCATCCAATTTCACTATATGCAGCAACAAAAAAATCTAATGAATTAATGTCTCATACTTATTCTTATTTATATCAATTACCTACCACTGGACTGCGTCTTTTTACTGTTTATGGCCCATGGGGACGTCCGGATATGGCATTATTTAAATTTACTAGTGCTATGCTATCAGGTAAGAAAATAGATGTTTACAATAATGGTAATATGAAAAGAGATTTCACTTATATAGATGATATTTGTGAAGTTATTTTCAGATTACAAAATACAATTCCTCAACCAAATAAGAACTGGGCAGTAAAAAATAGATCTACTAATATTCAATATGCACCTTATAGTATCTATAATGTTGGTAATAATCATCCAGTAAGCTTATTGACCTATATTGCATCATTAGAAAAAGCATTAGGCATAAAAGCGAAAAAAAACATGTTGCCAATACAACCAGGAGATTTATTAGAAACTCATGCTGATACTCAAAATCTCCAGGACATCATTAATTTTTGTCCTAAAACTAATGTTGATTGGGGTATACAACAATTTGTTAAGTGGTATCTTAATTTTTATAATTATTAA